The Candidatus Nanoarchaeia archaeon genome includes the window ACCAAGCTGCAGATCCTGCTCTCCTTGCCTGTTCCATGATTAAGGACTACAAAGAATTCTACCTGGTTCTCTGTTTTTTTCAGGTCAAGATCCTTAAAACTGACGATATAATCTATTGACTGTGTGAATTTCTTCTTCGGAGATTCCTTATGTACTCTTTCCAGAATGCGTTTTATCTCCTGTTTTTGCATTGCGCCCTCCTATCAGAGATAGTATTACGGGATGTTTTCAGGAACCTTGGCTTATTTATAAATGTTTCTTTATATGCTGCTCTGCTGCCTTAGAAACAAGCCCATCGACAGAATTGTTGCCTTTCAGCCTGCTGCGGATCTCGGTTGCTGAAATCCTAAGTTCGCGCTTAATCCTTGCCACCTGATACCCTTTTGCCTTGAAGAGCCTGATTGTTCTGGGGTTTCCGCTGTACACGATGCTGGCCTTCCCGCAGATCTTTTCAACATGGTCCACCCACAAGGCATCATTGTTGATGTCAGGAATGGCAACTATTTGATACCTATCCAGGATGACCTCATCTTGGAGCGTTTTCTCAATGATATGTTTTCTCTCTTCAAATGAGTAGGGATTTTTTGATGTTCCTTTATGCTGGGAGGATCCGACTCCTATAATCACTGCATCGCATTCCTCTAATGCCCTCCTCACAACGCCGGCATGGCCTTTATGGAATGGCTGGAACCTTCCGATGAAGATACCTGTTTTCGCCGATTTTTCCGGCAATTTGCCGCTTGCCATGACTGGAGGAACTCGCCGCTTATGCTGGTTTGCCTGAATGAGGCCCAGGATTCTCCTGAAAAGCCCTGGGTTAGCTTTAGATGTCTGCATCCTTTTGATGCCGGAAATGCCAGGGTATTCTTTCTCAATTTGCCTGAGGATTTTGTCTATCTCTTCATAGGTTCCGCCAAGCTCAGACTCATCAGTATGGCCATGAAAGAGCTCTGCGGAGGGAGGCTTGGAAAGTATCGCCTCCGGAAGCTGAAGAAAACGGGCGAGCTTGTACACTTCTGTTTTATACAGTTCGCCTATAACCTCGATATCAACTGCGCCATCGCCATATTTCGTAAAATAGCCTAAGACGATCTCAGTCTTATTTGAGGTTCCTATGACTATTGCATTGTGCGTGTTCGCAAAGTGGTACAGCAGCGCTGCCCTCACCCTGGCTTTTGCGTTCATGCCGGCCAATTTTGATCCTTTCCATGGAAGGTTTGAATAGGATGCTATATACTCGTTGATTGGGACAATATACCATCGAATTTCCAGCTTTTCTGCCAAACGTATTGCGTCGTCAACATTTGTTTTCAATGAAAGGCCTTTCTGGGGCATGATAAGGCCAGTAACATTCTGTTTTCCTAATGCCTTGACAGCCAGCATTGCAGAAAGAGAACTGTCAACTCCCCCGCTTAATCCAATGACTGCTTTTGATTTCTTATTCTCCTTAAAATATCTTTGTATATTCTTTACAATAT containing:
- the rpl1P gene encoding 50S ribosomal protein L1 (in Escherichia coli and Methanococcus, this protein autoregulates expression; the binding site in the mRNA mimics the binding site in the 23S rRNA) is translated as MQKQEIKRILERVHKESPKKKFTQSIDYIVSFKDLDLKKTENQVEFFVVLNHGTGKESRICSLV
- a CDS encoding NAD+ synthase, giving the protein MDVEKVYRNIVKNIQRYFKENKKSKAVIGLSGGVDSSLSAMLAVKALGKQNVTGLIMPQKGLSLKTNVDDAIRLAEKLEIRWYIVPINEYIASYSNLPWKGSKLAGMNAKARVRAALLYHFANTHNAIVIGTSNKTEIVLGYFTKYGDGAVDIEVIGELYKTEVYKLARFLQLPEAILSKPPSAELFHGHTDESELGGTYEEIDKILRQIEKEYPGISGIKRMQTSKANPGLFRRILGLIQANQHKRRVPPVMASGKLPEKSAKTGIFIGRFQPFHKGHAGVVRRALEECDAVIIGVGSSQHKGTSKNPYSFEERKHIIEKTLQDEVILDRYQIVAIPDINNDALWVDHVEKICGKASIVYSGNPRTIRLFKAKGYQVARIKRELRISATEIRSRLKGNNSVDGLVSKAAEQHIKKHL